The nucleotide sequence CAGAGAGATAAAGGTGATTATGGTATTACACCAACAGACGAAGAAAAAGAACGCCTGAGTGGTAAAGACCAGAGTGGTCCTACTGCCTTAAATAACGATAAGAAACAAAATGGTACAGACGAAGAAGAAGGTACTGAGAGAGATTCTGACAATACGGAAGAGCGAAATAAAGATGCTTCTAAAAAGGTACACACCCCTTATCAGGAAGGCGGACGCTAATAATAAGTAAGTGTATTTACTTCACCGCCCTTATCAGTAATGATAAGGGCTTTTTTATGTTTATATATACCTATAAGGAATGAGAAGTCATCAATAAAAACAGGAAAATACTTATATTCTCCCTCCTCAAAATATTATGATATTTTGTTATCTTTCAGTAAACTATGAACCAGCTTTTGGTGTTAATACAAAAGCATAAATTCCCTATAGGAATGTCTGAAAAAATACTGAAGAAACTACAGATACTGGCAGATTCTGCCAAGTATGATGTCTCCTGTTCATCGAGCGGCAGCAAGCGTAAGAATACACAGAGAGGGCTTGGCAATACCAATGGAATGGGCATATGCCATTCTTTTACAGAAGATGGACGTTGTGTCTCCCTACTAAAAATACTACTCACCAACCATTGTATCTATGATTGTGCCTACTGTGTTTCGCGACGCAGTAATGATGTACAGCGGGTTGCTTTCACGGTCGAAGAAGTTGTTTCCCTGACCATGCACTTCTATCGTCGTAATTATATTGAGGGTCTTTTTCTGAGCTCCGGTATTTTTAAAAATTCGGATTATACCATGGAACGGTTGGTAAGGATTGCCAAAACACTACGTACCGAGCACAAATTCAATGGCTACATCCATCTGAAAACCATTCCGGGTGCCAGTGATGAACTGGTACGCGAAGCTGGTTTGTATGCAGATCGCCTTAGTGTAAATGTTGAGTTACCTACCGAACAGAGTTTGGTCAAGCTGGCTCCTGAGAAAAATACCGCTGATATAGTAAAACCCATGTCGTTTATCCGGCATACCATAGAAGAAAATCGCCAGGAGATACAACTCTACAAACATGCGCCAGCTTTTGTCCCAGCCGGGCAAAGTACCCAGATGATTATAGGGGCTAGTCCGGAGTCAGACTGGCAGATTATGCAACAGGCAGATTCGCTCTATAAGAACTTTCATCTCAAACGGGTATATTATTCAGCGTATGTACCCGTACAGCAGGATCAGCGATTACCTGACTTGCATTCCCTACCACCCGTGCAGCGGGAAAATCGTCTGTATCAGACAGATTGGCTATTGCGATTTTATGGATTCTCTGTCAATGAGATTTTCAACCCATCTGCTCCTAATCTGGAAACAGACGTTGATCCAAAACTCGCATGGGCTTTGCGTAACCTGCATCTGTTTCCAGTTGATATTAACCGGGCTGACTATGAGATGATTCTGCGTATTCCAGGACTTGGCGTTAAATCAGCTAAAAAGATTGTGGCAGGTCGGAAGTTTCATCACCTGACTTTAGATCATTTGCGTCAGTTTGGTGTTGCCTTAAACCGAGCCCGCTATTTTCTGATTTGTATCGGTTGGAACGGATATCGACGCGATTGGAATGCTACTGAAATCAAACGACAGATCATAGCAGGCAACGCACAATCTACTCAGTTATCCTTATTTTAACTGGCTACAAGCATTATATGGTACATTTTGTTTATGATGGTTCGTTCGAGGGACTGCTTACGGCTGTATTTGACGTATATGAGGATAAAGCACAGAGAGCACAACTATTTTCCGTAAAAAACTATCAGCCTGATGCTTTTGCCGAACGGAGAGACGTACTTACTGACTCAGTAAAAGCCAATCGTGTTTGGAAAGGTCTTTTCCGAAAATTATCTCCACAGGGTTTGCTGAATGTCTATTCTGTGTATTTATCTGAAAGGGATGATCGTGAAACTCTTTTGCTAGCCTTCTTTCGTCGTGTATTTGCAGAAAGCGTTTCGATTGAAGACGACTTTAGTTCTCCACTCATCGTGCAGATCTCTCAGATTAGCCGGCAAATACATCGGGAGAAGCACCGCTTTGAAGCATTTGTGCGTTTCATTCATCTTAAAGGGGATGTCTACTTTGCCTCTATTGAACCAGATTTTAATATACTACCTTTAATTGGACCTCATTTTACAGAACGTTATGCTGATCAACGATGGATCATCTATGATACCCGAAGGCAGTATGGTTTATATTATGATCTGAAACAGGTGCAGGAAGTATATTTTGAGGAAGTTCCTGATAGTTCTGTATTAGATTTATCTTCAGATCAAATAGAAGAAGGAGAAGAATTGATGCAAAAGCTCTGGCAAGTGTATTTCCAAAGCGTCAATATAGTAGAACGTAAAAATATGAAACTACATCGCAAGCACTTACCTATACGCTACTGGAAGTATCTGATTGAGAAACAGATTTGAGCTAAGTCAATTGGGATTGAAGAATATGAAGTAAGAAAGAGGATGTTATTGTTATTTCTAGAATGAAAACAAAGATGCCACAAAAAGAATTGTGATAATTTTAAACGCG is from Xanthocytophaga agilis and encodes:
- a CDS encoding putative DNA modification/repair radical SAM protein, producing MSEKILKKLQILADSAKYDVSCSSSGSKRKNTQRGLGNTNGMGICHSFTEDGRCVSLLKILLTNHCIYDCAYCVSRRSNDVQRVAFTVEEVVSLTMHFYRRNYIEGLFLSSGIFKNSDYTMERLVRIAKTLRTEHKFNGYIHLKTIPGASDELVREAGLYADRLSVNVELPTEQSLVKLAPEKNTADIVKPMSFIRHTIEENRQEIQLYKHAPAFVPAGQSTQMIIGASPESDWQIMQQADSLYKNFHLKRVYYSAYVPVQQDQRLPDLHSLPPVQRENRLYQTDWLLRFYGFSVNEIFNPSAPNLETDVDPKLAWALRNLHLFPVDINRADYEMILRIPGLGVKSAKKIVAGRKFHHLTLDHLRQFGVALNRARYFLICIGWNGYRRDWNATEIKRQIIAGNAQSTQLSLF
- a CDS encoding TIGR03915 family putative DNA repair protein; its protein translation is MVHFVYDGSFEGLLTAVFDVYEDKAQRAQLFSVKNYQPDAFAERRDVLTDSVKANRVWKGLFRKLSPQGLLNVYSVYLSERDDRETLLLAFFRRVFAESVSIEDDFSSPLIVQISQISRQIHREKHRFEAFVRFIHLKGDVYFASIEPDFNILPLIGPHFTERYADQRWIIYDTRRQYGLYYDLKQVQEVYFEEVPDSSVLDLSSDQIEEGEELMQKLWQVYFQSVNIVERKNMKLHRKHLPIRYWKYLIEKQI